From the genome of Pirellulales bacterium:
TTTCCGGATCGCAGAATACCGCGCCGTGGTCCGCCGCGAGCGGTCGGCAGCCGGCCAGCACCACGGGTCTGGAACGATTAAAAACGCTCTCGGCCCAGGCGGGGTCTTCGGTGACACAGAGTATCCCGTCAACGTTTGACAAGTAGCCTTCGTCGAGCGGGCTGCGATCGACAAAGCACCAGCGCAGCGACCAATCGGCGCGCTGCGCCGTGTAGCGGCTGACGCCCAGAACGATGGGACGCCGGCAACCGTTGACCGTCTGCAGAACAATGGCAATCTGTTTCCGTCGCATTAATCAGGATTCTTCGTGATCAAATCCACTTCTCCACGCCGCGTCACGCGCGGTCGCCTAGGACTCTCGCGACCGGGAAATCGCGCTCAGGGCGACGCGCCGTAGATACCGGCAATAGTCGTTGCCCCCCCAGGCCGAGAGCTCGAGTAGCTGCTCGGCAGTGATCAGCCCGCGCAAGAAGGCAGCTTCTTCAACACAGCCGATGTTCCGTCCTCGTTCGTTCTGCATCATTTCGACGAAAACGGCCGCCGAAAGTTGAACCTCGTGCGTGCCGATATCGAACCATGCGGATTCCGTATCCAACTGCACGACTTGCAGGCCGCCGCGGTCGAGATAAGCTCGGGAGATGTCGGAAAGCGTAACGCGATCTCCGCGGCGAGAATGCAGATCGGCGGCGATTTGCGGCAAGTGCCGGTCGAACAAATAGAAACCGGCGATCGCGGCGCTGCTTCGCGTCGACACGAGATTCGACACGATCGAAATGGGGTTGCCGCTTGGATCGAACTCTACGACGTCGTAAGGCCGACGAGCGACCAATCCCTTGGTGAAAATGGTTGCGCCGTCCGGTCGCAGGGCAGCTTGCAAAACAGCCAACTCGAAACGCGCCCCGTAAAATAGCTGGTCGGTCAAAATCAGTGCAACGTTTTCGTCGCACAGGAATTTTCGGCCGACTTGGAAGGCGTTTGCCCGGATCGTCGAGCGCGTGGCGTAGTCGATTCGCAGCCCTAATTTTGCCCCGTCGGCCAGTAATTGCTGCAGCCCGCGTATGTCCTCGCTGGTGGAAATGATCAACACCTCGCGGACGCCGGCCATGATCAATACCGAGAGCGGGTAGTAGATCATCGGTTTGTCGTAGATCGGGACGAGCGACTTTCCGAAGGCCGCGGTCACGGGATAGAGGCGCGTACCGGCACTCTGCGCCAGGATGATCCCTTTTTTGAAGTAGCCTTGACCGTTCATTTCTCGTCGCTTGGCTGACGATGCTCGCCCAAACTATCCCTAAAACAACCGATAATGGGCTGTCGCGGAGAACCGCAAAGTCTGTAGCCGGGGTCTGCGACCCCCGGAGCGCCATTGTGAGGTCCCAGCCTCGAAGAGGCCGGCTACAGACGACGGCACGCAGATTCTCAACTTGGCAATTCTGCTGTCCCTAGGGCATCTTGCTCCTCCGCGCTGGGCGTGCGCGGCGGCCTTGTCGCGCAATACAAAGACCGGGGAGAGGAGCACGCCACTGCCGGGCAGAACCATTGCGCCAATATGGGTTTGCCGCCGAGCTGTGAGGCGCGAAACCCTCTCAACCTTTAAGAGCGATTTTCCGCAGGAGAATCGGACGCGGCGCAGAAAGAAAAACTTCCGTTTCGACGGATCGCTAATAATTGCCGCACGTTAGGTCGCGCAGCGGATCCCGCGAAATCGAGTCGAGTCTTTTTCAGAAATTGTTTTTCGACTTACTCGTGTCAGGAATCGGGACGCCGGCGCGGCGGCTTACTGAATGTTACTGTGGCATTTTCGCTTCGTAACTTCGATTCTCGGTTTGCCATTCCGGTTCGGCCAGCACCTCGACCGGTGGGCCGTCGAGCGCTTGGTCGATGTCGTCGTCGGTCAGCCGGTAAATCAGGATTGAATACCCGATTTCGTCATCAGGCTCACGGGCTCGCAGATAGCTCGCCAGCCGACTAAATCGCAGTCGTTCGTACAAGTCGAATACCTTGTCCCAAGTTTCAGGCGGCGCGATGCGCGCCAGCTGTTCCCGGCCGGCGGCATTTTCATCCAACCGCAGATAGGTCCCCAGATCTTGTCGTACCTGTTGATAGGAAGTTTCGTAATCTACGTTCCAGCGTCCGGGCGGGCTGATCATGAAGCACTGCAGCATCGTGGCACTGATGATGTACGTGCCGCCGGTCAACGGCTCCGGAACGTGCGGCTCTCGGTGATAGGGAAACGACGGTAATCGCCGCGGCTGAATGCCGTAGTACTCGGGATGCGAGCCGCCAAAGAACGAGAAATACAATCGGCTCGGATCGCGTGTGTCGGCCGGATGCCGATCGAGCCAGCTTTTGAGCTGTTTCAAATCCTGGCTCCAATCAAGCGAGCTGTCACCGAGGTGCCGATAGCTCTGGGTCGGCCCTCCCGCGACGACGTTGAAGTAGGCCAGATAGTCCGGCCAGAACCATAGACATTCGGCCACCAAGGCAAACAACGCGCCGACGAGCACGACGCTCGCGAGTGACGCCAGGAGACGCCTGCGCGGAGCTTCGGCGGGTAGGCTGCTTGGACCGTCGGCAGACGGCGCTCGATTGCCTGGCGCGTTCAACCACCAGGCCGCCGCTCCGGCCAAGATCATCAATGGTGGATAGGTCGGCAGGAGGTGCCGATGACCGATATTCAAATGGCTGGTCAGTGAGAATAGCCAATAAACGCAAAACAGCACCAAAAGCGGGGAAAGGTCATAGAGCAATTTTCCCAGCGAATGGGGCGAGGCTTCGGATGGATCGCTACCAGTTGGCCGATTGAAAATGAGTGCCGCGATGGCAAGCACAACCACGACGAACAACTCGAGCGGCGTTTTGTAGGCCAAACAGTAAGGAAAGAAGCTGAGCCAACCACGCTGGCGAAACGCGCCATTCAAATACGCGGCGCGCTCATCCGCCGTATGCAGCGTGTGCGAGAATCCATACAGATAAGCCTCGGGCAGCAGGTGATGGTCGCGCGAGAAGCCGATGACGTCGTTGACCGTACGCGACTTCGTCTTTACAGCCTCCCACGATATTTCGCGCGATGGCGGGCCCAGGTCGGGTTTCAACAGCGAATAGCGAAAGCCGAACGAGGCCCAGATCGACCATGCCACGCCGAAGACCAGCAGCAACCCGATGCCGGTAAACAATGCCAGTTGCGCCAGGCGCCCTTGAACCTGGCGAACGCGACCGATCGCGATAACTGTAGGCGCGGGGTTCAATAGACGCACGACTAGCAGCAAGAGACCCATGGGAACAATCATGGGCCCGGAGAATTTCACAAGAAAAACGCCGGACAACGTAAACCAGCTCAGTAGCAGAGTTACTAGTGAAACCCTGTGCAACAGGCACCACAACGCACCGACCGCGGCCGCGAAGAACAGTGCCGAGGCCATGTCAGCCAGGATCAGAAAGCCGTTGGCCAGCATGGTCGGTGAAAAAACGAAAAGTGCCAGGCTCAGTAGGCCCGCCCGCGCGCCGAATAGCGCGCGCGACCAACAGTAGATCACGATGCCCAGCAGCAGAGCAAAGACCGATGCCATGATGCGCCCGGCTAGAAGCATGCGATCGACGTCGTGCCCCAGGCCGTAACAGAACTCTTCGGTATACCTCCACTCGCTCAGGTCGCGCCAGGCGGGTGAATCGATCGAGGGGAGTTCGTAGCCGGCCAGCCACACGGGTAGCCCACACCAGTGCTGCGGCCAGTTGCCGCTCGCCGGTTGTACGCGATAGTCACCCGTGTCCCAGAAGCTGACGCCGCCCGCAAGATGAATGCCCTCGTCGCCGGTTTGTGATTTGCGACACGCGGCCGAGATACCGAGCGCCAGGTAGCACGCCAAAAGTGCGACAACGGCGAGCGCCGCCTTTGACACGTTCGATGAGCGTGCGGTATTCGGCGGCGGCGCGTGCGGCACGGCGATCACCCCTTGTCAGCGGCCGGCGGTTCCGGCCGGCTGCGGTCGCGCGGCGTAGTAGCGCAGGGCTCGTTCAACGCCCTCGCGAAAATCGATTATGTGCGAGAAGCCTAATTGCCTCTGGCGAGTCGTGTCTCCGCCTCGCGCAAAAACACCGGTCGGCTGGTTGGACAAGCCTTGTACATCGGGATGATAGCCTAGCGCGTACGCCGCCACTTGGGCGAACTCGATAAAGCTAGTAAAAATGCCTGTCGACAGATTCAGAGCGTCGGCGTCGTCGATCTTATCCATGGTTCCGAGGATGCCATCGATGCAATCCTCGATGTGGATAAAATCACGCATCTGCGTGCCTGTGCCCCACACGTTCAGCACTTTGGCCCCTTGATGCTCGATGGCACGCTTGCAGATGCTGGGAAAAGGATAAGCGTCATCCTGATCCTCACCATAACCCGAGAAGGGCCGATAGCAGATCGATTTCAAACCGTGCTTCTCGTACGCCAGACGTGCCAGGTACTCGCACGTCAGCTTCGCCCAGCCGTAGGTCATGTCGGGCATGCCGATATCGCCATCGAACGAAATCATGTCCTCTTTCAGCAGGACATAATGATCGGCACGTTGCAGATTGATTGGGTACGCAGCGCTCGAGCTGAAACAGACATTTTTACGGGGCCGCGCCCGCTTCGCCCATTGCCAATATTGAGCGTCGATGGCCAGATCATCGGCCACGGCAAGCGGATTATTCTCGATCATCAGCCGGCCGCCGACCATGGCAGCCAGGTGAAAGGCGTAGTCAAAATCCGTGTCGGCGACGCGCTGAAACCAGCTACGGCAATCTTCCTGATGAAAGTGGAAGTTCCGATAGTCGCGCGGATCAAAGAGTGGCCAGCCTTTCGCTGGGGCGATCCCCCCAGTGTCAGCGGCCAGGCAATCCACCACGTGGACTTCATCGCCCGCGTCCAGTAGGCGCCGGACCAGATGCCGGCCGACGAATCCCGCGCCGCCAGTCACCAGCATCTTACGCATGATCGAAATGCCTCCGATAAAGCTCGAACGCCCACAACGAACGGCCAGGCAGATAGGCCATGATCGATTCGGGGTCGCGGGCCAGGTCGCGCACCAGGTTCAGATTGTTTTCATAGCCGAGATATTCCTGCCGCATGTCACGCACCAGGTCGTGGGGGTTGCGCTCCTGATAGACCGACGCCCGGTTGTAAACGACATTCCGTCCCTTGGCCTGCAAGTAGTAGGCGGCCCAGATATCGTCCATCCGGCCGACGTGCGGGAACAAAAAATAATCGCGCAGGCAATGACCGCTCAAGAATGTGTTTTGCGAGTTGAAGGGGGACAGCCGATTAGCTGCGAACGGAAAGACCTCCGTGTCAAACGTGCATTCCGGCGCATGCTCCATGCGGCAAATAGCGTCGATATCGGGATCGCCATTCCAAAAGTCGGCCTGGACGTCGACGGTGATGCTGCGCCGCGATATCCGGCTGTATTCGCGCTTGGCGAGCAGTTGCAAAGGATATCCACGATGCCAAAGGTGGCTATGATTCGTGGCGCCGACCGGGTCGAAGGCGGGCAGGTCGGTCTCGTAATAGTTCACGTCAACGTTTTGACCGACGAGCAGGTTCTGGCCCCAGCCATCCAACGGGATATTATCGTCGTCGACCACCGCGACAACGTCAGCCCCCATGTCATGTGCCCACAACAGCCCGAAGCTGCGCCGTTGAATGCAATTCCAACCGATCGCGTCGGACAATGCCGGGTCGTATTTCTCCTGCTCCTCGGGAGTAACGTAGATCCCGCGCTTCAACCGATAATCGGCGGGCGTTTTCTTGTCGCCAATCACGACCAACTCCCAATCCTCGAACGACTGGAATCGTTCCAGCGCCTTGGTCGGGGGATTGATCGTCGTGGTGACAATGACCTTCTTCATGAAAATGGAATTCCTGCGAGCCGTTGTTCGAGGGGAGTCGAGCCGTTCTTGTGTGCTGAATCTGGTCGGAAGCCGCTACTGCGTCACCGGAATTTCGCTCGCCGCGCGCAATAGGCTCGACTTGCAGGCAAACCGCGATTTTAGGCCGGTGCGGAAGTAAACGAAATTTTGAAAAAAAGTATTTTGAGACACCCCTTCGTGGCGCGCCTTCCAGGCTGCCGGGATTTCGACAACCGGCACTCCCAATCGTAACGGCTTAATCATCGTTTCGAACAGGAACGGATGCCGCAGCTCTTCCCAGCGGATCGACTGGACCAGCCGCGTCGGCATGATGCGAAAGGCGTAGGTCATATCAGACAATCGGGTTCCATACATCAGCGAAAACGACTGTTGAAATACCCAGTTCAACAGTAGCTTGAGTTGCGAATACCCTTCGAACGAGCCACCGGAAATCCAGCGAGACGCGGTGACGATGCCCGCTGGATTTTTTGCCTCCTCCTCGATCATCCGTCGCACTAGGTTCGGGTCCGTCTCTAGATCGCTGGCCATGAGAATTACATGGGTTCCTCGCGCCAGGTCGAACGCTTCGCGAATCGCGCCCCCCAGAAACGGCAGCTTTTGATGATGCACCACGATGAGCGGCCCCAGCTCGCGCACGAGTTCGGCAACCGTCGCCATAGCGTCGGGAGTAGTCCGGTCGCAGACCACGACCAGGAATTCCCGAATCCACGGGCGATTGTCCGCGAGCACGATTTCGACGGTCTGGCGCAGCGAGATCGTCTCGTTCATCACGGGAACGATGACGCTAACCGACTCAAGCTTTGCGACCTGCCGCCAATCCGCCATGCGGAGCTTTCCCCCCGAGACCGTGCGCCCCGATCCGAGGAGCCACTTAAGATGCTAGTCTCGATTCTCGCCAGCGGTCGCGTACGGAACAAGCCCCGGATTTTCGGGCCAAATGCGTGCCGAGGGGGCGAGTTTTCGAGCTTTTTATAGCCGACCCAAGAGGGGGCAATGATCGGCGAAGTAGAACTTGCCCAAGGCGCACCAACGGGCGCTGGTAACTGAGCGTCACTGGCCGACGCGTTAAACGCGGCAAGGTAACTTGTCGCAGCGCCGCAGAACTTACCAGGTGCGGCGCGGTCGACGACGACCCAGGAATAATGCTGTAGCCGCGGCCGAGAGTGCCAGCAAAATGGCGCCCGGTTCGGGGATTTGTAGTGTAATGGTGCCGCCCTCGAATGAGGTACCAGACTGCGCCGTTGGTAATCCAGTCCCCTGTGAATTTCCTTCGTAGGTTCCCCAGGGGCTGCCGGCGATGGGGGCCAGCGTCACGCTGCTGGAAACAAAAGCCGTGCGTTGTACGAGGATTGTGCCCAGCAAGGTCGGCAAGCCGAGTCCGTCGGCAGATCCGTCGCCGGGCCGGCCGGCTTCGCCGTATTGTCGATTGGCTGCCTCGCCGGGGGCGGCTTCGATGATGATACTTTGCAGGTCGTTGGGATTGGCTCCGTAGTCGCCGTTGCTGTATTGCCAGGACATCTGCACTCCGCCGGGGGCGGCGCCGTTCGAGTCGAAGGTGGCGAGTGAGGGATTGGCAGGGTAGTACCCATTCGCCTGTGCGGTCGCTGGATCAAGCCAGCCCGAGGCATTCTGGATCCCTGCCCCCAACTGGATGTTGAAGATCGCTGTCCAGAAGTCTTCGCCCGGCGTTGCCCCGTCAAGCGTCATGCGAAACTCGTATTGCAGGTAGTCGCCGACGGGCGTGGCGGCGCCGTCATTGCCCAGCACACCGAGCGGCGCGAACGAGGCGTCATAGCTTTGCACGTAGCTCGGAACGATCGAGATCGTCGCGGCAACGGCACTCGCTGTGCCCCGAAAGAGGAGCATCGCGAATAACAAGACGGGCCACGTCACGACAAGCCATCGGTGCGAGTTTTTTGCAATCATCGGATGTTGAACCTCGGGCGCCTATTTATTGAGTAGATGATGGGACGGGGGGGCATACGAGAAATGCCCCGGTTAACGCAGATAGTTGGCGTTTGTAGTCCGGCCCATTAGCTGCCTTTCAATAAACAACTCGAGAACTAGGCGCGTCGCCGGCGGCCAATCGTGGCCTCGGCGATCAAGGTCAACACGTCATCCAAATCACCCTGCAGAATCGAATCGGTCGAGAGCGCCACGGCTGCGGCACGTGCAGTTGGCGAATTGACTAGCGTCAATGTCGCATCGACCGGGTGCGCGGCCGATTCACCTACTGGTCGGGGGCCCACGAGCGTTGCGGTAACAGCCTGGGGCGAGACAACCGCTTGCGGCACCGGCACCGCAATCGTGGCTTCCACTGCCGCGACCGCGCTAGGGTTTTGATCGATCATAGTCACCGCGGGCGCCTGTAGCGATGCGATTGTGTTCGTTATCGCTTGCGCGGCCGACGTCGGAACTGGTTGGATTGGCCCGAATATGCTGGCGGTCGCGGTGTTCGCATTCGCTGCGTTCGATGGTGCCGTCAACGGTGCGACGGGTTCCCAAGGCCCGAATTCGAAAACGGTTGGTATGGCAGCCACCAGCGCCGTGGCATTCGACGCTGTAGTAACGGTAGTGGACACGGGCGCCGGAGGGGGCACGGCGGGCGCGTCGATCGCGATCGGGGTCGCAACTTGCGTCGTGGCCGGTGATGCAAACCCTAGGTTGCGGCGCACCACAGCGAGGTCCGCCACATCGGTGGTGCCGTCGCCATTGAAATCGCCTGCGGCCCAGTTCGGCGTCCCATTGCCGGTTCCCATCGTGGTGCGCACGACGGCCAGATCGGCGGCGTCGACAAAGCCGTCCAGGTTGGCGTCGCCGTACTCGGTCTTCAAAATCACGTGAATCATGTAGTCCATGTCGGACTGATCGACCACGTGATCACCATTCAGATCACCACGAGGATCATCGGCGTGGATGAAACCCCATAGGGTGTTGATGTCGACGGCCGTGACCTTGTCGTCGCCGTCGAAATCGCCGGGCATTTGCGCTGCAATCGGCGGGCCGACCGTCCAAACCTGCGCTGTCTCGTTCCCGTAGTTATCGACAATCCGCGAAGATCGCGCCACGAAGATGAGCTGCCCGTTCGCCACGATGGCTTGACTCAGGTCCGGGCTGTCGTACGGATTGTCCGCCTTGGTTGGCACCACGGCGACGGTGCCATCGACGCCAGCGCGCCACAAGCCATCCCACTGTTCGGCTTCGTTCCAGCCTTCGAAATAGAGGTAGTCGCCAGCGACGGTCAAAGCGGTTGTGGGGTATTGGTAGAAGCCGATGCCGACGAAATCGTGAAGCAGCGTGGCGGCACCAGTCGTAGGGTCGAACTTCCAAAGCTGTGAGACCGAAGTCGTATCGGTGACGTTCTGAACGCTCTCTTGATTGAAGAAGTAAACATCGCCTTGAAAGGCGATCTGTTGATTCAAGCCATTCAAATCCAGCGCCTGCCCCACCGGCACGGTCCCCGCCACGGTGCCGTCGCTGGTCCAGAATTGCATTACCGACGCATTATTCACGGTACTCGTGACGCTGAAGACCAACTGGCCTCCGATGTCCATCAACGGTTGTCCATTCGGTCCGCTTGAGCCGAGAATCACCGAGCTATTGAAGCTGGCAAGCGTCATTACCTGTGGATTCGGCTGAGACAAGGAGCTCGAATTGAGCGCGACCAGCTTCGATCCGCTGCCATCGTACGCGTGCTCGTACAGGAACACGTTCTGCGTTCCGTTGGCACCGGGGACGACCGTAATATCCGAAAACTGCGATGCGGTGGCAATGTTTACGATCGTGCCAGCCCCGGGGTTGTACCAGTAGAGTTGTTGGTGAGCCGGATCGGAATTGGCCGTGCCCTGGAAAAGCACGCCTCCGGCGAAGGACTTCAATCCGGTCGCGTTGTTCAACTGCGGCATGTCGAACGTCGTGACCACGGGTTGACTGTTCTGATCCAGACTGAATTGCCGAATTTCCGGAGTGAAACCGGACGTGCTGAACGCGATGTAATAAACCTGATTGCCGATCGAGGCCATCGGACCGTAGTCTGTATAGACGGGCCCAGGATCAACGACGCGCGCACCACTCTGGTTGGCGAACCATACGTTGTATTCGCTGTCTAAGAAGAGCACTCCCTGCCCTGGCATTGCGTTGATGTCGGTAGCGGTGTCAATCGTCGGATAGTTAGGCTCGACGCTCTGCACAGCGGTGGTTGTTTGGCCATTGTAGGCCCATAACTGGCCGCCTTCATCGTAGTAGACGTATGTCGGCGCGCCAGGCTGTGATGCGTACGATACCGTGACGAATCCAGACGGATAACCACCGGTGGCAGGATCGATGATCGTAGTGAGCGTAGGCGTACCGGCGGGCGTGCCAGCGTTCAATTCCGCCAGAGAGATGGGGGTCAGCACCGTCCAGTCAAACTCAACCGGGGACGAGTATCCCACTGTTTCGTTCGTGATTGTGACGTCGACCACGTAGGGCGAACTGCTTGGGGCCGTGGGCGAAATCGTTCCGGAAATCACGCCCGACTGGTCGATCGTCAGACCGGCAGGCAGTCCGGTCGCCGTCAGCGAAACCGGCTGATTGAATTCATTTGTTATAGATAGCGGGAAATTGACCGACGATCCCGCGTAGCTCGTCTGATTGTTCGGCTGGTTTATATAAGTGGACGGAACTACATTCCAGACCACGGACAGTGTGACCGTATAGCCGATCGTCGTGTCGACGGCGGTGAGTTGCACGTTATAAGGCGCGTTCTGGAGGGCCAGGCTGTCGATCGTCCCCACGATGCGGTTGTTTGCATCGACCGACAGTCCCGGTGGCAAGCCGGTCGCTGTTAACGTGATGCTCTGTCCATACGGATTGTAAACCGGGACATAATCGATCGACTCGCCGGCGCCATTCGTGCTGCCGGAAAAGTCGAGTGCAAACCCTGGTTCGGTCGTCAGCGTAAACGACGTCGTTTGCTGAGTCGTAGCGTCGTAGGCAAAGATCGTGATCGGTGCCGTGACATTGCGCCCTTGGTTCAGATTGAAGAAGTAGAGCGAGCCATGGATGATGCCCGTGTAGGGGTCAATCGCCAGACTGGCCGGCAGCCCGTTCGCCGAGTATGTCAGCGGCAGGTTATTGGGATTAATGGTTTGTACCTGGTAATTGATCGGCACCCCTTCGGGCAGCGTCATGTTGCCAGGATTGACGATCGACCAGGCCTGAATCACTTGCCATATAAACGACACGCTTTGCGAGCCCAGGCTATCGGTGACCGTGACCTTGACGTTGAAGTTTGTGCCCGGGCTGATCGTGCCGGCGATCGTGCCCGAGATAATGCCGGTGTTGGCATCGATCGAGAGCCCCGTAGGCAGTCCGGTCGCGACATAGGTCTTGGTCAGGCTGCCGCCGGTCGTCACGATCTGCAGCGGCGTGATTGGCACGGTGACGCGACCGATTTGCGTGCCGGGATTCTGCACCACGAGAGGGCCGATGACGTCGACAGCTTCGATACTCGACGCCGTTCCCCCGACGAGCGGCAGAATTCCGGCCGCCGGGTTGATCGTTTCGGTGCCATTGAGGACGGCCACGTAATGAACGGTGTCCGTGCCGGGACCGCCATCGAGATTGCCAGGTACTTTCGAACTCTTGGAATTGAAGTAGAAGTCGTCGTTGGCAGACCCGCCGACAAGATTCTGCATTCCGGAGAATGCCACGGCGCCGACGGTTCCGGCTCCTGCTGCATTGATATTCCACGTAGTTGCAACGTTGGGCCCGGTGAGCGTGTTGGCACCCGTTCCGGCGGCGAGTGAAAGCTGCGCGCGGCTCCCTTGAATGTCGATCGTGGCCGGCGCCATGCCGGCGACGGTCCATTCGTTCGCAGCTGGTTGCCCGAGCGCGATACTGCGCGCGGTGGTGTCGGCCGAGTCGTCGAGCACTACGGGTACATTGCCGGCGGTCGAGTCGTGCACGTGGACGGTGACATTTCCCTGGAGCGCTTGCATATTGCTGGCGTTCCCGAAATTGATCTGCCCAGCGCCATCGTCCTCAATCACCAGCGGATTCGAGGTGCCCTGAACATCAAGGATGCTGCCGCCGGGATTAACCGTGACCAAAACGGCCGGCGTATCCAGGATGTGAATCTGGTCGTAGAAGGGGAAAGCGTCTTGCTGCAGACCCAACAGCGTAAAGTTGGTTGTGGCGGCAGGGAACGCGAGTGTCAGTTTTCCTGTTCCCGGCGCACCGGACCACCATACCTGGCCCACTCCACTCTGCGAGGCCAGGTAGTATCCCCCGTCCCAGAGCGAAAAGTCCGCGATAACGTTCGTGATCTGATTGGGGCGGTCGGGGCTGGACAGAATCTGGATCGGCGCCGCACTTGACGACAACCTCAGGCCGCCAGGCGCTTGCACCGTGACTTGCTGCGCTCCGTAAATCGTAAGCCCGTTGTCGTTGTTCGAAGTGTCCACAACATTGACGGTGGTATTAAGCCCCGCAAACAGAAGCTCGGCAAAACTACTGGAGTTCTTATTGAAGTTGTAAGAGCTTCCATCGCTGCCGAGAATGGTGACGGGGGAGGTGAGTTCGTCATAGAAGGACAACCACCCGGTCGCCAGGCCATCGAATTCGAACCCGCTGACGAAAGTGTTGTCCGCCAGTTGGTGGAAGTTATCTGCCAGGGTGACGTTGCGCGCTGTGTCGGCATGGTCGTCAATCGTAGTGTTGCCTGAGACGTAGTAGCCCACACCACTGGTCACGTTGCCCCCGAGGACAACGTTGCCGAGAATGTTTTGCAACGTTCCACTACCGATCGTGACCGAGGCGGCGCGGAACTCGTCGCGCGACGACTGCTGAGGAAGGTTACTTAGTCCGTTCACGGCGACGAGGGTGCTGGTGTCGAGGCCATGCCCCAGCCACAGCGGTCCCGTCGTGCCCACGATACTGACTGGCCCGATGCCCACGCCATCGACCGTGGCGAACAAGGTCGTCACGCCGGCCGGCGTGCCATCGATGGTCAACGACGAAGCGCCAAACTTGGAAAGGCCAATCTGCAGCCCCGGCGCCGTTAGGGTATAGTTACCAGGGTTAGTCAGGTAGTCGGCGAGCTGCGAGAAATGGATCGGGGCGCTCGTCAGGCCGAGCAACTCGTCACCTGTGAGGACGACATCGGGCAGCGAGGCGGGCGCCGCGCTCGTCGAGTTGTCGGCCACGACCTTCAAAGAGGCGTTAGTGACGGTAACGTCGGCCAGGATTCGCTGCCGCAGATCATCGCTCGTCTGAGGAATGATCTCTACCTCGGTCTGTCCGCCGCGCCCCGTGACGGACACCGGGCCGAATGCCGAGAAGATGCCGATATATTCGACCCCGTTTGCCGGGGCCTGCGGGTTGACAATGTAGTGCACGATGGCCGTGGTGACATTGTTGATCGTGGCGGTCTCGCCGATGCCCGGGTACTTCGGTGCGTAGACGAACAGCTCGATATTC
Proteins encoded in this window:
- a CDS encoding NAD-dependent epimerase/dehydratase family protein, producing the protein MRKMLVTGGAGFVGRHLVRRLLDAGDEVHVVDCLAADTGGIAPAKGWPLFDPRDYRNFHFHQEDCRSWFQRVADTDFDYAFHLAAMVGGRLMIENNPLAVADDLAIDAQYWQWAKRARPRKNVCFSSSAAYPINLQRADHYVLLKEDMISFDGDIGMPDMTYGWAKLTCEYLARLAYEKHGLKSICYRPFSGYGEDQDDAYPFPSICKRAIEHQGAKVLNVWGTGTQMRDFIHIEDCIDGILGTMDKIDDADALNLSTGIFTSFIEFAQVAAYALGYHPDVQGLSNQPTGVFARGGDTTRQRQLGFSHIIDFREGVERALRYYAARPQPAGTAGR
- a CDS encoding glycosyltransferase family 2 protein — its product is MADWRQVAKLESVSVIVPVMNETISLRQTVEIVLADNRPWIREFLVVVCDRTTPDAMATVAELVRELGPLIVVHHQKLPFLGGAIREAFDLARGTHVILMASDLETDPNLVRRMIEEEAKNPAGIVTASRWISGGSFEGYSQLKLLLNWVFQQSFSLMYGTRLSDMTYAFRIMPTRLVQSIRWEELRHPFLFETMIKPLRLGVPVVEIPAAWKARHEGVSQNTFFQNFVYFRTGLKSRFACKSSLLRAASEIPVTQ
- a CDS encoding sugar phosphate nucleotidyltransferase, whose product is MNGQGYFKKGIILAQSAGTRLYPVTAAFGKSLVPIYDKPMIYYPLSVLIMAGVREVLIISTSEDIRGLQQLLADGAKLGLRIDYATRSTIRANAFQVGRKFLCDENVALILTDQLFYGARFELAVLQAALRPDGATIFTKGLVARRPYDVVEFDPSGNPISIVSNLVSTRSSAAIAGFYLFDRHLPQIAADLHSRRGDRVTLSDISRAYLDRGGLQVVQLDTESAWFDIGTHEVQLSAAVFVEMMQNERGRNIGCVEEAAFLRGLITAEQLLELSAWGGNDYCRYLRRVALSAISRSRES